The DNA sequence ATGATATAACACCCAAACCACCGAGTACGATAGAGTATATATAATAAGAGAACAGAAACATTAACATAGAGAAAATGTAATATTAAAAAGTAATGAATGAAGAAAATTGCGGTGTTTTTGGATTGTACAGAAGCGATAATAAACAGGTAGTAAAAGATTTATACTATGGGATATTTAAACTTCAGCATCGCGGTCAGAGGTATTGTGGTATAGCAACATCCTCTAATACAGATATCCATATTATTACCCATAAAGGATTTGTCCGTCATACCTTTACAGATATAGAACTTAAGTCACTGAAAGGCACATCTGGTATAGGACATGTAAGTTTAAAGGACCGTCAGCCAGTTATATTAATATCCAGAATGGGAAAGTTTGCCATTGCTTTTAGTGGTAATATACTGAACAGTGTAAAGTTAAGGAATCAGTTAAAAAATGAAGGGCATTCCTTCAGTAATGAGACAGATATAGAACTTATCGGTAAACTTATCTCTTACGAAAAGGATTTTCTTAATGGTATTGTACGATTGAGCGAAAGGGTGAAAGGAGCATACAGTATTGTTATACTTACAAAAGAAGGAATATATACAGCGAGAGACCCTTATGGTTTTAAGCCACTTATTATCGGTAAAGGGGCTGGTGCTATTGCTGTTTCTTCTGAATCCAGAGCATTTGATATTTTAGGAATGGAAGTTATCAGAGATGTTGAACCGGGTGAGGTATTATTTATAAATAAAAAAGGTATTACCACACTTACAAAGATTAAAAATTCCAGTCCTGCCTTCTGTGCTTTTGAATGGGCATATACTGCATCTATTGATTCTATTATTGAAGGGATTCCAGTAATAAGAGCAAGAGAAAATTTTGGAAGAAGGTTAGCAGAAAAAGATGGAAAGATATCTGCTGATTTAGTTGCACCTGTTCCTTTTTCAGGTATTGGATGTGCACTTGGATATCATCATACTTCAGGACTCCCTTATGAAGAGGTCTTCCTTATAGACAGGTTTGCAAGTAGAAGTTATACACCATTAACACAGGAAAGGAGAGATGAAGAAGCACGGATTAAACTTTCTGTGATAAAGGACAATGTGAAAGGGAAAAGAATAGTTCTTTGTGATGATTCTATTGTTAGAGGTACACAGATACAGTTTAAGGTTATGGAGTTGAAAAATGCAGGTGCAAAAGAGGTTCATGTAAGGATTGCCTGCCCTCCACTTATAGCCCCTTGTTTTTACGGTATATCTACCCGTTCTTATAAGGAACTTGCTGCAAAACGATTTTCCTTGAATGAGATAAAAGAACGGATAGGAGCAGATAGTTTGAGATATAATACTCTTGATGACTTTATTGATGCAATAGGATTACCGGCAAATTATCTTTGTCTTTCCTGTTTTACAGGGAAACGTGTGGAGGAGAGATGAAAAGTAAAGTTATACTGGAAACAGGAGATGTTTTTGAAGGAGATTTTTTTATAGAGGGAGAAATAAGTTCAGGACAAATAATTTTTGATACGAGGGTTGTTGGTTATGAGAAGGTTTTTACCAGTCCTGAATATTATGGGAAAATAGTATGTTTCACATATCCACTTATAGGGAATTATGGTATAAATTATGAAGATTTAGAGTCAGATACATTATTCCCTTCCGGTATTATCATCTCTGAACATAGTAAGATTTATAGTAATTTCCGTGCAAAATGTTCTCTAAGGGAATTTTTATGCAATAAGAAAA is a window from the bacterium genome containing:
- the purF gene encoding amidophosphoribosyltransferase, producing MNEENCGVFGLYRSDNKQVVKDLYYGIFKLQHRGQRYCGIATSSNTDIHIITHKGFVRHTFTDIELKSLKGTSGIGHVSLKDRQPVILISRMGKFAIAFSGNILNSVKLRNQLKNEGHSFSNETDIELIGKLISYEKDFLNGIVRLSERVKGAYSIVILTKEGIYTARDPYGFKPLIIGKGAGAIAVSSESRAFDILGMEVIRDVEPGEVLFINKKGITTLTKIKNSSPAFCAFEWAYTASIDSIIEGIPVIRARENFGRRLAEKDGKISADLVAPVPFSGIGCALGYHHTSGLPYEEVFLIDRFASRSYTPLTQERRDEEARIKLSVIKDNVKGKRIVLCDDSIVRGTQIQFKVMELKNAGAKEVHVRIACPPLIAPCFYGISTRSYKELAAKRFSLNEIKERIGADSLRYNTLDDFIDAIGLPANYLCLSCFTGKRVEER